The genomic segment GCTAATTTTAGTATACTTTTTTTAAAAAAATCCTAAATTTTCTTTACCTATCTTAAACATATTTTTTTTAAGTATTACTTTTGCCCTCAAATATTCTTAATCTTATAATTAATTACCTAATTATAGTATTTTATATTACACTATAGACCAGTATAAGTATAGAAAAATTAAACCTTTTTTAGAACAGGGTTTCTACTTAGCTATTGTTGACCTTTAAGTATAATAACCGTACATTTACTAAAATATTCAGTATTTTCTATTGAAGGGATATTGACCTTGACGATCGCAGGAAGGCACTTATACTCAAGGAAAGAAAAAGTTTTCCTTCCCTGCTAGCTGTGCTGTCTTTAATTTTCTCATGTTGACCGAGAGGGAGAGGGGTGGAAAGGAAGGGTTGCGCGTTTTCTGTGTATTAATGCGTCCCCCAATCTCCGCGTCTCTTCCTTAAAGACGGGCGGTAATCGGTCACTATCGATCGCAACGATATAACTGATAGGGAATACCAATACGGTAATGCTCTTTAGAATCAATATTGCAACTGATTTGAGGGGAAATTGCTACTTGAGTTGGATAATCTACCCGTTTCCGCCCAGGACCAATAATCCATAGATTAAGCTTATTGACGTCTAGTGCGGGAAGTTGAGACAGTTTTTGCCAAACAGAGGAAAAGTCGGGTGATTGCTTGAAAAATGCAAAATAGGATTTAGGGCATTGAGCATCGGGTATTGAGCATTGAGGTGAAGTTCTCATGTTTTGAGTTCTTATCGGTTCAAGTGCTAAAGCAAAGCTCAACCCTAAGGCAATATCTTGATAATTTCTATATGCCATAACAACCATGAGAGAACTAGAAGGATCTTGATTCATATTCTTTGCAACTTGCTCTGGTTGAAAAGGTTTTTGAAAAACGAAGTTGGAAACAACGAAAACACTACAAATAATACCGACAAAAAAACAAATTAAGAGCGGAGAAACAATCATGTATTTTTTTTTACTTCTTATTCTTTGTTCATATTTCTCTTTTTGAGAAAGACTTGCAGCTAGTAAAGCGCACCACCCAGGATAGTAAACAAAACTATACCTTGGAACGTTGGTAATATCTTTTCCCAAGAAATAGGCAATGGCAAAAAATTCTAACAACACGCAACCAGAAAAAGCGAACAGAACTAATGTGCTTGTTTGCACTGATGGTACAGACAACAGTCGTTTAAAACCGAGTAAGAGTTGCCAACTTATCCAAAAGGTGAAAGACACCATGAGCAACCCAGATATCAATACAATTGGGAGGGGCTGATTTTCGACTGGTAAAGCAATGAGCATTAATACCCAGTTGAGGAGAGTTTGAAACAGAGGAGCTATATTTTGAGGAGGTGCTATCCAGTCAGTTTCAGAACGATTGAAATGAGAAAACACGATCGCCAACCAGGGCAAGAAACTCAACACAACTCCACTGGAATAGAGAAAGATAGCCACCCACGTTTGATATTGATTGGCTATTTTTGTCCTTTGCCAATACATTAACAAAAGCAGCGTTACAATTTGGGCGATAAAGGCAAGAGCAAAAAAGTAATGCACGTAAAGACCGATAGCATTCACAATTGCCCACCCAGCCCAAACAAAGAACCGCACTGTTTGATGCTTTTCTATATCTTGTTGAATTTTTACCAGTCCCAGTAAAGCTAAAGTGATGAGAAACATGGGCAAGGTGTAGTGCCGTGCTTCTTGGGAAAGGTAGACAGCAAAGGGAGAAACAGCCATCAATGCAGCTGCGACTAATCCAGCCAACGGAGAGAAAGCGACACGATTGACATAATATATTGCGACAATAGCACCAACACCAAATAAGGCGGATGGCGATCGCAACTTTGCTACCCACTCTTCTCCTAATGGAGCCAGCCAACCCAACCAAGTATACATTCCACAGAAAAAAAGTGGTGGATGAGTGGACTCGGTAGCGACAGTTTTGGTAATTTCAAAACAACTCTGCCCCGGTTGAAAGGCAAACATTGTTGGCAAATTTTGAAGCGGAAAGGCCTTATCTAAAGGAAAATTGCCGTAATTCTTCCCCAAGCTAAAGATAGCAGTGATAACTTCATCCATCCATAGGGGTTTTAAATCCAAATGCCAAAAGCGCAAGAAAGTCCCCAAGAATATTACTGCAATCAAACACAGATAATGTAGGAATTTACGATTTACCATAAATATTAAGGGCTAATAGCTAATGGCTAATTGCTAATTGTTTCTGCTATTAGCCATTAGCTATTAGCAATTAGCCATCTCAAATTCTAGTTAGTAGGACATTCAATTGACAGATACTGTGCCTCAAGATTCTAACTTTATAGAAGTATATGCTGAAATGCCCGTGTCTTCCCTGCGGGATACAGCCATCACGCGTATCCGCAACAGTCTTCGTCCCGGACAGCAACAAATGGCAGACTGGAGATCGGGTCCGTTGGCAATTTCAGCAGTTCCTGGAGCTGGTAAATCAACAGGGATGGCAGCTGCAGCTGCCATTGCAATTGCACGTCAGTACGAACGTTCTGCGGAATTACGCAAAAAATCGCGCAGTCAACTGATTGTTGTTACCTTTACTCGCTCGGCGGCAGCAAACATTAAAGCTAAAATCCGGGAATACTTACGTAAAGATTTATCTTTACCCCAGACAGGCTTTGTTGTGCATACACTCCACGGTCTTGCACTCAACATTGCCACCCGCTACCCCGATTTGTCAGGGTTGCAGTTAGAAAACGTGACTTTAATCACTCCAAACCAAAGTCACCGTTTTATCCGTACTGCTGTAGAACAATGGATTTCCAACCATCCGGGCCAGTATTCTCGCTTAATAGAAGGTACGCAATTTGACGGAGAAGAAACAGAAAGACTGCGGCGTCAATCCGTATTGCGGACAGAAGTGCTACCGGATTTAGCAATGACTGCAATTCATGAAGCAAAAAGTTCCGGTTTGTTGCCAGAAGATTTACACGAGTTAAGCAACAAGACAAAAGATGAGTATGGAATTTTAAGCATTGCTGCTGGGTTATACGACCAATATCAAAATTTGATGCGTTCTCGTGACTTTATTGATTATGATGATATGATTTTAGCCGCCTTGCGGGTTTTAGAAAACGAAAGCGCCCGCAAGATAGAGCAAAATCAAGTTTTTGCAGTTTTTGAAGATGAAGCCCAAGATTCTAGCCCCTTGCAAACGGAACTTTTAACAATTCTTGCAGCTGACCCCAACAATCCCAATCAACCACCAAACCTGATCCGTGTTGGCGATCCCAACCAAGCCATTAACTCTACGTTTACCCCAGCCGATCCGATTTATTTTCGGCAATTCTGTGAGGAGTGCAGCTTGCAA from the Tolypothrix bouteillei VB521301 genome contains:
- a CDS encoding glycosyltransferase family 39 protein, whose product is MVNRKFLHYLCLIAVIFLGTFLRFWHLDLKPLWMDEVITAIFSLGKNYGNFPLDKAFPLQNLPTMFAFQPGQSCFEITKTVATESTHPPLFFCGMYTWLGWLAPLGEEWVAKLRSPSALFGVGAIVAIYYVNRVAFSPLAGLVAAALMAVSPFAVYLSQEARHYTLPMFLITLALLGLVKIQQDIEKHQTVRFFVWAGWAIVNAIGLYVHYFFALAFIAQIVTLLLLMYWQRTKIANQYQTWVAIFLYSSGVVLSFLPWLAIVFSHFNRSETDWIAPPQNIAPLFQTLLNWVLMLIALPVENQPLPIVLISGLLMVSFTFWISWQLLLGFKRLLSVPSVQTSTLVLFAFSGCVLLEFFAIAYFLGKDITNVPRYSFVYYPGWCALLAASLSQKEKYEQRIRSKKKYMIVSPLLICFFVGIICSVFVVSNFVFQKPFQPEQVAKNMNQDPSSSLMVVMAYRNYQDIALGLSFALALEPIRTQNMRTSPQCSIPDAQCPKSYFAFFKQSPDFSSVWQKLSQLPALDVNKLNLWIIGPGRKRVDYPTQVAISPQISCNIDSKEHYRIGIPYQLYRCDR